In the Gossypium arboreum isolate Shixiya-1 chromosome 10, ASM2569848v2, whole genome shotgun sequence genome, one interval contains:
- the LOC108484742 gene encoding NAC domain-containing protein 35, whose translation MAIPPAAIMSNDPNDNTNINVVDDRNNNNMSSSSNSKDEHEHDMVMPGFRFHPTEEELVEFYLRRKVEGKRFNVELITFLDLYRYDPWELPALAAIGEKEWFFYVPRDRKYRNGDRPNRVTTSGYWKATGADRMIRGENSRSIGLKKTLVFYSGKAPKGIRTSWIMNEYRLPHHETERYQKAEISLCRVYKRPGVEDHPSLPRCLPTRRSAESSRGQQSEKKYPQEAAQQAMERFQAFGGGQPQQMEIEKLTETDGSSSTSTSDVTTALGLSKQNLYRPMPPISTTPGLPSGMEGEGMFLNQSKQGCCSLLPNSTTLFPVGSSSVPSNVVDDLHRLVSYQQVALNQQQYYNTNHPHPHQQQHQPQSEFSTLPPQSQAQPQQLSLNVLPSALPSPTAFSDRLWEWNPIPEPNREYNNPFK comes from the exons ATGGCAATACCACCGGCAGCCATCATGAGCAACGACCCCAACGATAATACCAACATTAACGTCGTCGACGACCGCAACAACAACAACATGAGCAGCAGCAGCAACAGCAAAGATGAACACGAACACGACATGGTCATGCCTGGTTTTCGATTCCATCCTACGGAGGAAGAACTTGTAGAGTTCTACCTTCGCCGTAAGGTTGAGGGCAAGCGCTTCAACGTGGAGCTCattacttttcttgatctatatcgcTATGACCCTTGGGAGCTTCCCG CCTTGGCAGCAATAGGAGAGAAAGAATGGTTCTTCTATGTGCCTAGAGACCGAAAGTACAGAAACGGGGATCGCCCTAATCGTGTTACGACATCCGGCTACTGGAAGGCAACCGGAGCTGACCGCATGATTCGAGGTGAGAACTCTCGATCAATTGGTCTCAAGAAAACCCTAGTCTTCTACTCCGGAAAAGCTCCCAAAGGTATCCGAACCAGTTGGATTATGAACGAGTATCGCTTGCCTCACCACGAAACTGAACGCTACCAAAAG GCTGAAATATCGCTTTGCCGTGTGTACAAGAGACCTGGAGTGGAAGATCACCCATCACTCCCCCGTTGCCTACCAACTAGGCGGTCAGCAGAGTCATCGAGAGGACAACAGTCAGAGAAGAAATACCCCCAAGAGGCAGCTCAACAAGCCATGGAAAGGTTTCAAGCTTTTGGAGGAGGACAACCACAACAAATGGAGATTGAAAAGTTAACTGAAACTGATGGAAGCAGCAGTACTAGTACTTCTGATGTCACAACAGCTCTCGGACTTTCCAAGCAGAACCTGTACCGTCCAATGCCTCCTATTAGCACAACACCTGGGTTGCCATCTGGAATGGAAGGGGAAGGAATGTTCTTAAATCAGTCAAAGCAAGGCTGCTGCTCTTTACTCCCCAATTCGACTACTCTCTTTCCAGTAGGTTCTTCTTCTGTTCCATCCAATGTTGTCGACGACCTCCACAGACTAGTAAGCTACCAACAAGTTGCATTGAACCAGCAGCAATACTACAATACGAATCATCCCCATCCCCATCAACAACAACATCAACCACAATCGGAGTTTTCTACGTTGCCCCCACAATCACAGGCACAACCGCAACAACTTTCCCTCAACGTGCTACCCAGCGCACTTCCAAGTCCAACGGCCTTCTCGGACCGGCTGTGGGAGTGGAACCCAATCCCTGAACCAAATAGGGAGTATAACAATCCTTTCAAGTAG
- the LOC108484397 gene encoding glutathione S-transferase zeta class-like: protein MAEGENKLKLYSYWKSSCSFRIRIALNLKGLEYQYIPVNLLKGEQFSPEFQKLNPIGYVPVLVDGDMIISDSFAIFMYLEEKYPQHPLLPSDLAKKALNFQAANIVSSSIQPLQNLAVLKYIEEKVSPDEKIPWTKFHIEKGFEALEKLLKDHAGKYATGDEVSMADLFLAPQILAGIERFNVDMAKFPLLSRLNEAYSELPEFQNAKPENQPDAPSA, encoded by the exons ATG GCAGAGGGGGAGAACAAACTCAAGCTCTATTCTTACTGGAAGAGCTCCTGCTCCTTCCGTATCAGAATTGCCCTTAACCTCAAAG GTCTGGAATACCAGTACATACCCGTGAACTTGCTTAAGGGGGAGCAATTCAGTCCTG AATTCCAAAAGCTGAACCCTATTGGGTATGTACCGGTGCTGGTGGACGGTGACATGATCATTTCAGACTCTTTTGCGATTTTCATG TATCTGGAGGAGAAATACCCTCAACACCCTTTATTACCATCTGATCTTGCAAAGAAGGCACTCAATTTCCAG GCTGCAAATATTGTTTCCTCTAGCATTCAGCCTCTTCAGAATCTAGCTGTACTG AAGTACATTGAGGAAAAAGTAAGTCCAGATGAGAAAATTCCTTGGACAAAATTTCATATTGAGAAAGGCTTTGAAG CGCTTGAGAAGCTGTTAAAAGATCATGCTGGAAAATATGCGACTGGAGATGAAGTTTCCATG GCAGATCTGTTTCTAGCACCACAGATTCTGGCTGGGATTGAACGATTCAATGTTGACATG GCTAAATTCCCACTGTTATCTAGGTTAAATGAGGCATACAGTGAGCTACCAGAATTCCAAAATGCTAAGCCAGAGAATCAGCCGGATGCTCCTTCAGCATAG